Part of the Mauremys reevesii isolate NIE-2019 linkage group 4, ASM1616193v1, whole genome shotgun sequence genome is shown below.
AGACTGGGCCAGCTCCCAAGGTTCGCTGCCCAGAACAGCTATCATTTCACTACTGACAGTCGCTGGAGTAGGATGTTTCGCTCTGCATGTGTTCAGTAACACAGCCTTAttgctttgttttttgtattttctaAAACCTTTTTTCTCTGCTCTGtgcttattttttcctctttctattATTTAAAAGTCATCGCTCCATACTAAACCTAACAATCTTTCTTCTCTTTaataacctttttcttttttcctctaaaCCTGACCTAAGCTTTCTTACCctattctttcaacctttttctctaaacAATCAACCAAATGTATCAAAGCACAAGCATGCAACATTCCACCATTCATACATAAAAAatactgtaataaaaaaaaaaattcaaaatggctGATGGTGTCAAACCTTGATACCAATGGAACCAGGACTACAGGGCAGGACATAAGCCCTAAATGGGGTGTGGAACCCTGCCAAAAATACAGGGTGATGAATACTATCGAGCTGTATACTATTATATAACACTGCTGGGAGTTACTTGCATAGCCTTTGACACTTGTACTCTAGCCTTCAGGAGACTTAAGCATGTGACTAATTGCAAGAAGTCATTGGGCCATTAACATGTGCGGTAGTGTTCTGCAGAGTCAGCTCCTTAATAAACAGAAGGCAACTTTTGTGCCTTCCCTGAATCAAGAGAGAAGTTCTCTATCATTATAACAAGTTCTAACTTTGCATGGATACAattattcttttttgaactccatGTAGTAATGGTCAATTTCTGATAGTGTTCATCAGTAATGAAAGCTTATTTCTACAAAGGAAGAAAGCATCACAAATAATTTTCAGGATATTCTTGTTCTAGGGGGGTAAGGAGAATATCTGTCATTGAGtttaaatgaggaaaaggcaATTTTTATTTACCTAAACTCAGGATTCAGTGGGACTGATAACAGGAAATTGCTTGACAAAATGCATAATTAATCCATGGAACACATTGCCATGAGACTTTGAAGTAAAGAGCTTGGTAGAATTCAAAGAAGGCTGAGCTACTCAAACTCttgtcctgcaaacacttaaaactgtttttaatgtCACTCATGAACTATCCCATATAAATCAGTGATTTATATGCATGTGATTGTTTCAGAGTCTGGGTCTTAATTTGGCAATATGAATATATGCACTTGGGATAATTTCGTTGGCTTATAGTTTTACTCCTCTTTAGGATATGAGGGGAACCATTAACTGTGGGACTAGGAGAAATCTTCCCCCTGGCCACCTGTGGGCATAATTATCCATAATGTAGGTTTTACAGGTTTCTCTGTAGCTTCTGGggctggccattgtcagaaagGAGATGAGACTAGACCAGGATTTCTCAGCCTGTGGGTCGGGACATAAAATAGGGTTGCCAGAAGGCTTGTTTCAAAGGGTCACGTGGCAGCTCCTGTGGGTCTCACCGCCCTGCTCTGGGTGCTACAACCACCAGGATGCCAGCGCCACTCAAGTTTGGCCCAGCTGTCATGATAACAGCAGcctgggtaggcagaggcagattaggggtttgtggagCCAAGGGCCAGAGCAACTGGGGGGTCCCTTCCCACCTCTTCTATCCTGCAGTCTCCCCATCTTCCTTCCcaggcactccagccagggagcggggtcggggCATGGAGACTTGCCCTGCCCACCCGGCACTCCTGCAAGACCCTGCgcccgctccctggcaggagtgctgggtgggTGCAGGTAGTGAGTTGGGGTACAGGGACACCCATTTTTCTGGGGAGCCCCCAAttggccaggacccctgggtaagggccacattgggtcagTGGCTAATGTGCCATGGTGGgtaggccaaatctgagtggcactgaccccatgagccaggtcacaactccactcagACAAATTTGATCCAGTTGAGGGGCGGGGGCCAAACTGTAGTGACGTTACAATCCTGGAGGTTGGAACTACTGAAGCAGAGACACCAGCTCAGCAAACTCCTGGGCACAGAAACTGTGGGGTgagtgccaggcagggcccaACACTCCTGGGATATAGGACCTGACCAAAACTACCCCAGGGCCTCCATGCCCACACTATTTACTGGGTCATGGCAGGCCATAAACATTTGCTAATGGGTCCTTAACCCAGAAAAGGTTAACCACTGGATTAGACCATTAGCTTGATCTGCCATAGTATTTGCTATGTTAGGGGGAGCAAGTTAGCATatcccctttttctttttcccatTAAGGTCATATGAGATGACACTAATATTAGTCTTGTTTTCTTCTAGGAAGACCGTGTAAACCACTAGAACTAGAAAATGGCAGAGTTGATTTGACCGATCTCCAGTTTGGTGCAACAGCAAATTTCTCCTGTAGTGAAGGGTGAGTGGCAAGTTGCGGCTTTTGGCTAATTAATAGAACCTAGACTGGTGTAAAAGTGTTGGTGAAGTCTGGCAAAATGAGACTAGAAAGGCTGCTTAACTTCAAGAACATAAGTGAGTCATGTGCTATACATCTGTGGCCATGAGCTGGGCCCTAGTTAAGAATTATACCTGTGACTTTCAAAGGAGTTGAAGGATGCTAGCTACCTATTTATGACTGTCCTTTGGTGGGAGATGGGCACCTAACTCACtcaggtgcttttggaaatcccagcctaaacCTTCAACAGGTCATCCCAGCAGCTGCTGGATCATGAGTCATAAGGGAAAGCTCCATGTGAATGGTAATGTGACACTCACTGATCGGTGCCAATCTCTGCCATGTTACAGGGGCTGTTATTGGTCAGTCCTAGGGTCTTGAATCGGTGCTGGGATTGTGGGGCAGAATATTGCCCATAAAAGATAGCACCGGCTAGAAGCAGACTTTTTCCTACTCAGCAATAGTTATCAGGGTAGTGTCACGGTCAGTTGTTGCTTTTGTCCATATGGGTTATGTGACAAGCCTTGGGGAATCATAAATGGGTTGTGGCCTCATTTCACTGAGCAGTTGAGATAACGGAATAGATTGCATTGCATGAGGACCAGAAAACACAACCAACAAGTGCAGGTGGTTTTTTTCACTGTATCAAATCTTTAGAGGGCTTGGCCTGGCAGCAGGGGTTAAGTCCTCTGGGAAGAGGAGTCAGATGTCACTGGGTGGAAGCCGACCCCgagtctgagtgaggagagatggTGGGAGGTAACTCCTGATGGTGGCTGGTTTGCCAAACCCCATGCAAGTTAAATGCCTTTTTCTGTGGATTGGTTGTCAGCCTGCCTTCTGGGTGAAGTAGGCTGATCCACAGTTGAAGGATTTGTGGAGATAGGGTTTCTTTGCAGTAGCCTACATGGATTTATGGCCTTGGATTTGTGCAGGCCCATGAGTTCCCTGGATTTAGTGTGTGGTTAGGTCTTGGACAGTTAAGATGCTCTGGTTTGAATATGGAAGGGAGATGGGGTCAGGTGGGTGACAGCTCAGGGCAGCTGACTTCTCCCCATCGCTTCTGTCAGGATGGGTTGTCTTTAGGTCTGACTTTTATTTTACAAAACATTGCTGGGGAGGAAAGGTAAGGGGAGCTGCTTAAGCTGAGTCATTGACAACTGGGGTAACACCTGGCATTCAGAGAAGAGGTGTCTAGTACTGCTGCAGATAAAAGCACAGTAATCCTAAGGTGTAGAATGGCGGCAGCTCACATTTCAAACACTCTCCTACGTCTTAGAAACATAAGATGAGGCACAGCCTCCTAACCAGCAAGGCCAAACCCTTTTTCCGCATGAAAGCACCGTGAGCAGACCAGTTGTGTCTAAAATAACATGGTTTCCTGAGCATTAATTAAGTTCTATAGCAGGAATGATTAGAGCAGGAATGATTAGAGCCCTCTTCCCCCTGTTAGAGATATTTGCACTCCTTACTACTTGTATCTCCAATTTAGAAGAAGGATCACTTGTTCCCCTTTGCAGAGAATTAACAAGCATTCCCAAGCATCTGACGTGTAGACAAGAAGTGAGGCCACTCTCTTGCTAATAGTTTATAGCTCTAGATTGCCTTTAATTACTTAGAGTTCCTTGGTCCCATGGTGTTAGACATATCATGTTTTATAGCAGAAATGACCCTGATCAATCATTTGTCTCCAACTACTGGCATAAAGTAACCatgttccacctttctgaactataGCCTAGTTCTTTGCTTACTTCAGTAATAAACctgaaccttttttctttcttttgttacAGATTAATTGGACCGATTTCCACCCAATGTGTGCTTGCAGGAAATAGAGTTGATTGGGATAAGGAGGTTCCACTTTGCCAAGGTAAATTATTTTAAGGATTTTAAGAACAGTTCGCATCTGGAGATGATGCAGCATAGCTGGTGCTACAGAGGAGTCTCTGTTCTTACATCTTTGAATCCAAATAAGAGTAAAAACTTAAGGATGCATGTTTGGTTGGGGAGAGAATGAAATTATACTGTGGTTCACTGTGGTGTTTGGATGACTCCTACAGAATCAATGCTTAAAAACAAAGTCGCTTCTAGATTGTTCACCTGGCACTGTTTAATATTCATAATCCAACAGGCCTCATGGCACCTCTTCACTATTGTATCTGCATAATCCTGCTGTTCACTAAGTAAAAGGCATGATAATGACTTCAAGAAGTTTTGACCCTTCCCAAATCTGACCATTCACTTAAAATCTGAGGCTCTTTTGGAATGAATCACAATTAATTTGTCTCTACCTTAATTTGATTTCTTGGATGCTTTCTGGGCTTGGTCTGTCAATCATGCTGCTGATGGTCCAGTTTCTAGAATCAGCTGCTGCTACAAGAAATGTCCTAGCTTATTTTTCTGCTGGTGGAACAACATGACCTCTAGAGATGCTGGGGAGGAGGTTCTGGCTCCTTGAGGCTAATGTTGGGAAGGGGCACGCTCTGGTAAGGTCATCTTCCAGAGCTTGTGTTTTATGGAGCATCCTTCTTGAGCAATGGACGTACTGGGTTGGGTCAAGCCTAAAAGCAGAAAAACCTTCAGAATCTGAAAGGAGTCTTGCTTCAAATGTTAAAATGCAATGTTAAGTACCCTTCCAAATGGCTGAACAGTGTTTTGGGGGGATCTGAGACAACTTTCTTAGTGAAAACTCTCTCTTCAGTTTACCTTCAATATGAACTTTAATTTTCATGTTGACATTCTTTGCTTCAGCAATACCTTGTCTTCCACCTCCTGATATCACCCATGGATCCCATACTGGTCAGAGTGGAGAAGAGTtttcctttggctcagcagtAACTTACAAATGTGACCAGGGCTTCTCTCTTATTGGAGAGGCCTCCATTCGTTGTAGAACGAAAGATAATGTCAATGGAGAGTGGAGTGGGCCTGCCCCTGAATGCAAAGGTTAGTAGCATCTGTTTAACAACTGGGATTGAGGCTTTTAGAGGCATGGTTTGGTGGGTTGCTAACTTCACTGCGTAATATAAAGCTCCCAAAAGCAGGAATGTGAATGTAAGATCACTTTAATGGTTTTAAGAACAGTCCATGACTGGAGACGCTGCAGTGTAACTGGTGTTAAATGTTCTTTGTGTGATTGTCTACACAGATTGCACTTGTGGAGTGCATGATCCCCGTGTGTGTGAGACAggatcttttgaatagcagtgtccACTGGGGCAGTGTCTGTTCCCTGGATGCCCTCGCACCATGTAGGTGAAGGTATAAAGGTCAAAGCCCCTCAGCTGTTGCCTATTGGATGAAGACCCCTGTCTCTgtcccttctgactggggtatCTCTAGGCGGCACAGTACCCTCCTTTCACCATATATTTCCCAGCACACACAGATTGCCCAGGGACACTTGCTTCCTTTCTCTTCAGAGGATTTTTAACAGGTATAATTGGTACAGTTATGCATCCCCACACAGTTCTTCCTATGTAGGTCTACCttatttttaagtttaaaaagcattacagagagaaCAACATGCATGCTAAAAATTTCCCATATTTAACCCCACCACATCTCTGGATTGTGGCAGGCATAATCCTTCATCTGCCACCCAAGGGGGATTCCTTCTGGTTATTAATTCATCACAGCtctagctcagaacaagcacctgATCCTTCAAAGTCTTTCCAAAGGATTGGGGCCCTCCATGGACAAGGGGTCCtatccatttgctggatcaggaagaaagcCCTGAGGCTGTTAAAAAAACAAGCTATTTATCCAAAACGCTTTCTTTGTTGGTCCTGGGAGACTCCAGTTTGAACCGGTAGATGCACCTCTCTGGGGGCTGGTTTCAAAGGCTGATAAGGGAGGAAGTACACTAGCATCCTCCTCCCTCTAGCGAAGGTACCTGCAATGCCACTACACAGTCACAACTGcgttttaatacaatggaccccaaaggtattaaccCTAATTCAATAAGATGAAACTTCATTGAATTAAATTAATCTTAATTCCATACggtttgttcaggatattgtcagtctgtcatcCAGCTCCAGGTTTCTGGTTTCCCAACTCAGCTCTCCTGGTATCATCCCTTTAAGTATGTGGCGCCGTCTGGATGTGACATCAGGGAGTTTGTGAAACAGCCTGACTCCAAAAAGTGGGCATAACCTGCCAGTAGTCCCAACGTAATTGAAAATCCAGTGCAGAAAGAAACTATTTGCTGCAAATGCCCCTGGAGactatttcctttaaaaaaaattctaggaAGAGGTTAAGCTTTAGTCTGGTGTTCCTGTGTGGCATAGTTTTCAGTGTGAGTTGCCTGGGAAATAGGTCAGCTGCCATAAGTGCACTAGATTTGGTTGTTCCTTGTCTGAGACTTAACATGAACCTCTGTCTGGTCGGATACTGTGTCCTGCCCTAGaagaggctgcatttcagtggggaaggggcttAGTAAAGTGCAAATCTGTGTAGTATCTAGAAAACCCCTCTGGGATCCTTCAAGATGCAAGTCACTATAGGAGTGTAAGACACTATTAAGGAGCAAGTTCTGCTCTTCATTCCACCAGTGAGAAGCCCAggtgactccattgacttccatgcaCTTGTCCCTTGCTGTGGAAGAGCCCAACTGCAATAAAGGGAAGAGGTTTTTTACCACAAGTGTGCACAGGAACAAACTGCATGTTAACGATCCCAAAAAAGCATCTGTGCTCTTCTGCCCCAGCTGGTGACACCTCCATGAAATGCCAGTCGTGTAAAATACTGGATGGGATTTCTGTGTTTAACTCAAATGCTTTTCTTTAGGTCTTGGTTTTGTAGAATGATGGGACTGGAATCTAATGCCTCATTGTAGGTGTTGATTGGATCACTTGATAGTCACTCTGAGCtgaatcctgaaaggtgctgaacacctgcTATTCCAATTCACTTCAGTGTTGGCTCCACACTCAATCATGGACCCTCTTTCTCAATTGAGAGAGAGATTCACAGGGTAGCTGGTTTTATGGGTCGTTTATAAACCAAAACAACTGCAGTGAAATAAACTGTGGGTAAAGGGTCTTGGGTGTATCTGTTCTCCTCCATTTTGAGCAATAACCAGCATTCACAGTGCATCTGCTCCTCTCAATGAACTGCCTTCTCTTCTGCATTTTCTTTTCAGTTGGGTGTCCGAAGCCAGAGGTGCAAAATGGAAGCATGGTCAATACATTGGATGAAAAAATGTGGTACACCATTAATGAAACCATTCCTTTCAAATGCTCTCCTGGGTACCAGTTTTCAAGCCATTCCCTCCTGCCTGCAACAGACAGATTTAGTATTACTTGTTTATCGGACGGCACCTGGATGGCATTACCGAAGTGTGTAAGTATCACTGTTAAGTTGGGTTTCTTAATGCCTCTTCCCCAATTTCTAATATAAAGAATAGTAGTAACCATGCTTTGATTTAATGAAGCAAAGACTTAACTTCATGAGGTCTTTGTGATTGGGTAGGGACATGTGCCATTGAAACACCATATGGTGAAAAAACATATttatctgaaaacaaaacaaattatctCTCACTACACCCatctcctatttttaaaaaatctttcttctTTTGATAGCAGCTTCTCCATGCAAAAAGTAAAATTTGGTGGGTAAAAATCACAACAGGAGGAAAACTTCCCTATTACAAACAGTCAGGTTTTCTAGGCAATTCAAGTGTATGTTACTAATTAGTGAGATATTGCAGTGTGCTCAGCTCTATGTAAAAGGAAGGCTGGTTCCTGCCCAATGTGTTTATAATTTATGTGCCAGAATCTTATGTTGCTCAAAATGTCATCACTGTTGCTTAGCAGTGTCAGTTTCTGTAGAATTGAATAGGACGTGAGGGTGCGCAGCACCTTCAGGCCCTGAGGCAGATACATGTAACACACTGGATGATGGTTCAGACTCCAAAAGGAGCAAGCATACTTGAGAGGACAAGTCCTTCTCTTCTTCAGCATAAGCATGTTCCCTCTTTGATTTACAGAAAAAGCAAAGCACTTCTGGTGTGTGTGAGATGGTTCCTGAGAGCAGAGAGTTCACAGAGTGTGGTGTGCCTCTGGAGAAACTGAAAACTCTGCTGGAAGTGCGGAAACTGTATCTGGAGATTGAGACGCTGAAGCAGGAGCTAAAGACACAATGAATAGCTGAGACCTGTGAGCGATATTGTGATAAACTGCCTCCCCTTTGGCTGCAGTTCATATAATTACACTACACAAAGGATTATTCTTACTGATTTCATAGAACTTGCTAATATAGCTAATAGGCAGTAAATCAGAGATCAGATTTCCTTCTTGGGCACTATTTTTTAGGATTTTTTGTTCTTTCCCCTTGAATTTCACAAATTTCATTTTCCACTTGATGATAAAGTAGGGATTTCAGGTCCTCAGGTTTTAGGGGTTATAATGAAGGATCGAATTGAGATTTGGTTTTACTTAGGTAAGTTAACCAAGTAGCATG
Proteins encoded:
- the LOC120403917 gene encoding C4b-binding protein-like isoform X1 produces the protein MVSAPRCPPGARGLLALLLLLPLAGARGRQCKPLELENGRVHLTALEVGTTATFSCNDGYRLIGSNSTQCVVVRNEADWDKRVPLCEAIPCLPPPDITHGSHTGQSGEEFSFGSAVTYKCDQGFSLIGEASIRCRTKDNVNGEWSGPAPECKVGCPKPEVQNGSMVNTLDEKMWYTINETIPFKCSPGYQFSSHSLLPATDRFSITCLSDGTWMALPKCKKQSTSGVCEMVPESREFTECGVPLEKLKTLLEVRKLYLEIETLKQELKTQ